In a single window of the Candidatus Eisenbacteria bacterium genome:
- a CDS encoding outer membrane beta-barrel protein — translation MPLRSRSSFLTLGLAVLAWMAALPTHSLAEDGTGARKPLLPFAPGGTPTPRPWHKYGEFVVGAGLGASFYSGHVDANDDGSLSSVDDDGSSTVREFRAGFLGKFIGVEFGHLALGEVEFSAQSSGGPSWAAGDVSARVQADGWFYSAIGRYPVQDRWVLLARVGMLSWTTEESFTENGIDSEGSEDSGSDFMYGVGLEYDIYNRHYFWVRTEFAHGTVDDDELPVNLMTVSLDFRF, via the coding sequence ATGCCGCTCCGCTCCCGCTCATCGTTCCTCACTCTAGGACTGGCGGTTCTGGCCTGGATGGCCGCGCTTCCAACACACTCCTTGGCCGAGGACGGAACCGGCGCCAGGAAACCTCTGTTGCCGTTCGCGCCCGGCGGCACGCCCACGCCGCGGCCCTGGCACAAGTACGGAGAGTTCGTCGTGGGAGCAGGCCTGGGCGCTTCGTTCTACTCGGGACACGTCGACGCGAACGACGATGGCTCGCTCAGCAGCGTCGACGACGATGGATCGAGCACCGTGCGGGAATTCCGCGCGGGGTTCCTGGGCAAGTTCATCGGCGTCGAGTTCGGCCATCTCGCCCTGGGAGAGGTGGAGTTCAGCGCGCAGTCGAGCGGAGGCCCTTCATGGGCGGCCGGCGATGTCTCCGCCAGGGTCCAGGCCGACGGATGGTTCTATTCGGCGATCGGCCGGTACCCGGTCCAGGACCGATGGGTCCTCCTCGCGCGGGTGGGCATGCTGAGCTGGACCACCGAGGAGAGCTTCACCGAGAACGGCATCGACTCGGAAGGCAGTGAGGACTCGGGCAGCGACTTCATGTACGGAGTCGGCCTCGAATACGACATCTACAATCGGCACTACTTCTGGGTGCGCACCGAGTTCGCTCACGGCACGGTGGACGACGACGAGCTCCCGGTGAACCTGATGACGGTGAGCCTCGACTTCCGCTTCTAG
- a CDS encoding DNA-3-methyladenine glycosylase I: MPVRSKPAASSRTRCAWPGSDELMIQYHDREWGVPVHDDRKHYEFLVLDGAQAGLSWRTVLHKREAYRRAFAGFDPAKVARFDGRKVRTLLADPGIIRNRLKVEGAIKNARAFLKVQEDVGSFDDYIWTFVDGRTKQNAWKTLGRIPAKSAESDAMSKDLKRRGFTFVGSTICYAYMQAAGMVNDHMVECFRHRQLAR; the protein is encoded by the coding sequence ATGCCAGTCCGATCCAAGCCGGCCGCTTCTTCCCGCACGCGATGCGCATGGCCAGGCAGTGACGAGCTGATGATCCAGTACCACGATCGGGAGTGGGGAGTGCCGGTCCACGACGACCGCAAGCACTATGAATTCCTGGTGCTGGACGGCGCCCAGGCGGGGCTGTCGTGGCGCACGGTGCTCCACAAGCGCGAGGCTTATCGGCGCGCGTTCGCTGGCTTCGATCCCGCCAAGGTGGCGCGCTTCGACGGACGCAAGGTGCGCACCCTGCTCGCCGACCCCGGGATCATCCGCAACCGGCTCAAGGTCGAGGGCGCCATCAAGAACGCGCGCGCGTTCCTGAAGGTCCAGGAGGACGTGGGCAGCTTCGACGACTACATCTGGACGTTCGTCGACGGCCGGACGAAGCAGAACGCCTGGAAGACCTTGGGCCGGATTCCCGCCAAGAGCGCCGAGTCCGACGCGATGAGCAAGGACCTCAAACGGCGCGGGTTCACCTTCGTGGGCTCGACGATCTGCTACGCCTACATGCAGGCCGCCGGCATGGTGAACGATCACATGGTCGAATGCTTCCGCCATCGGCAGCTCGCGCGCTGA
- a CDS encoding NmrA/HSCARG family protein, translating to MDKSKDLVLVTGATGKQGGAVAHELLQKGYKVRAMTRQPESDAARALAKAGAEVVAGDLDDEKSIAKALSGAWGAFAVQNTWEHGVEKEEVQGKRFAKAAKDAGIRHVVYTSVASAHRKTGIPHFENKWRVEETTRGLGFPSWTIIRPVFFMENLLSPGFLPAIQQGRLEVALERDTPLQMIAVRDIGKHGLRAFEKHTELNGKAYDLAGDELTMPQVAEVLSQVIGHKVDFVQLRIEDVRKFSEEYAIMLEWFDRVGYDVDIPRLEKETGIQGTRFREWAQQADWATLHAAR from the coding sequence ATGGACAAGAGCAAGGATCTCGTTCTCGTGACGGGAGCGACCGGCAAGCAGGGCGGAGCGGTCGCGCACGAGCTGCTGCAGAAGGGATACAAGGTGCGCGCGATGACCCGGCAACCGGAGAGCGACGCTGCCAGGGCCCTCGCGAAAGCCGGCGCGGAGGTGGTCGCCGGCGACCTGGATGACGAAAAGTCGATCGCCAAGGCGCTTTCGGGAGCGTGGGGCGCGTTCGCCGTCCAGAACACTTGGGAACATGGAGTCGAGAAGGAAGAGGTGCAAGGCAAGCGGTTCGCGAAGGCCGCGAAGGACGCCGGCATCCGGCACGTCGTCTACACGTCAGTCGCTTCCGCCCATCGTAAGACCGGGATCCCGCACTTCGAGAACAAGTGGCGGGTCGAAGAGACGACACGCGGTCTGGGATTCCCGTCCTGGACGATCATCCGCCCGGTCTTCTTCATGGAGAACTTGCTGAGTCCTGGGTTCCTGCCCGCGATCCAGCAGGGCCGTCTCGAGGTCGCGCTCGAGCGGGACACCCCGCTCCAGATGATCGCCGTTCGCGACATCGGCAAGCACGGCTTGCGCGCCTTCGAGAAGCACACCGAGCTCAACGGGAAGGCGTACGACCTGGCGGGCGACGAGCTCACGATGCCCCAGGTCGCGGAAGTCTTGAGCCAGGTGATCGGACACAAGGTCGACTTCGTCCAGTTGCGGATCGAGGACGTGCGGAAGTTCAGCGAGGAATACGCGATCATGCTCGAATGGTTCGACCGCGTGGGCTATGACGTCGACATCCCGCGTCTCGAGAAGGAGACCGGCATCCAGGGAACGCGGTTCAGGGAGTGGGCGCAGCAGGCCGACTGGGCCACGCTCCACGCGGCTCGATGA